The window GAAAAAAGTCGGGGTGTTCTTGAAGAAATGCTGGTCTATTATGTCTCTCAAAGACCTGTTTTGGACAAGCTTCTCGAGGAACTCCTCGACCGGCATCTGGAATTTCCCTATTCTTCGGAGGGTAAAAAGAAACTTGAATAACCAGGGCAGGTACACTTTGACAAAATACGACTTGTGATTCTTGAAGTCCATGAAGAGGGGATTATCGACTCCGTAAAGAATCTCCATGTCCTTCATAATCCTCTTTATGAATGAAACGACACCCTCAATTTCATCCTCGCTTCCGGGATATATCCTTCTAAGGAGATCTGAATACTCCTTCAAGCTTTCCTTGGAGTTCACACGAATAATGCTGTCTTCAACACCCACAGATACTGGACTCTTGACTCTTTCGATCTCAATTCCAAGCTCCCTTAGCATGGGAAGAATGATCCCCGCACTCTCGAGCGCCCTCACACCTCCGTCAAAGAGGAAGCCGTCCCTCCAGAAGGAGTTGATCAAGCCGCCGCACTTCTCGTTTTTCTCCAGCAAGAGGACTCTAGCGCCGTGTTTTGCAATATAAGCAGCACTTGTCATTCCTGCAATTCCACCGCCAACTATTATCGCGTCATAGGTCTCCATCATCTAGGTCCCCCATTCGCAGGCTCTCCTGCCAGAGTTCTTTAGCTGTTTCCATGTCAAGTGCGGGAGGGGCCGGAATCTCTTCAGTGGTTAGATTGAAGAATC is drawn from Mesotoga infera and contains these coding sequences:
- a CDS encoding FAD-dependent oxidoreductase, translated to MMETYDAIIVGGGIAGMTSAAYIAKHGARVLLLEKNEKCGGLINSFWRDGFLFDGGVRALESAGIILPMLRELGIEIERVKSPVSVGVEDSIIRVNSKESLKEYSDLLRRIYPGSEDEIEGVVSFIKRIMKDMEILYGVDNPLFMDFKNHKSYFVKVYLPWLFKFLFTLRRIGKFQMPVEEFLEKLVQNRSLRDIIDQHFFKNTPTFF